The DNA window TTGGGGCGCATGTTCCAGCACACGAACAGTCACAACAAGACCCCCTCATTCAATAAGTACTTGTGTCATGAAGTGTGGATGTAACTAGCAGCACTAGTAATGTGTGAACTATGTGTTGTACCTATGGCAGGGAAGAGTGAATGCATCTTCAAGTGATTCCATTGTACTATCTCTGCCTGGATGCAACCATGACTGGTGGTCAATGGAGAtaaaaggagggggaggggagctgTAACTGTGCAGCTCATATAACTAAGCATAGACGTGCAAATAAAATGAGGTGAACAGGGAATAGGCGCCAAATCTATCAGAAATTGGTACAAAGATTTTCAGGAATTATTTATCACGACAATAATAGATCTATTAGCTTGTCCGGGAATCTACCATTTGAGATAATCTTATTATTTTTTCCAATTAAAAATCATTTAAATTGATAGCCAGAATATTTTAcgttaagttcacatctgcactgggtgTCCGTCCGGGGCAGAGCCGTCATAAATCACCGGACAAAAAATGTGCTGCAAGCCCAATTTTTCCATCCGGCGATTTCAGTTACAAAAAAtggacacctgacagacacccGATGCCCTCTATCATAACCAATGGGTCCCTCAGGCTCGGTTAGTGTCCACTATTTTTACAGTCCATTTTTCCATTCTTTTGATCCTCCAATGAATCAGATTGCTTAGTGCAGATGTGGACTAAGTGGTTCATAGATAAATGTTCTGATATGTGACGGTGGGCAGAAGGCCCGGGGTACCTAGAGTTAAGTCAAAACTCATAATGTGCCCTCAGACATGTAAGCAGGTAAGTGACACATATAAGGCGCATTTTAGGTTACAGCAGAATAAAGCAACAAGGTACCAATAAGACCAACCCCAGTTTCTAGATGTAGTTGTTGCCTCCAGCATGGTTGCACTCAGGCAGTAGCCAGCTAGCATCAGTCCTGCTTGTTGCTGGCCAGTCCCTTGAGATAGGTCCTTACTACCATACCTAGGCAGACAATGAGCAGCACCAAGTACCCTACTGTCCCTTGGATGGTGGGAGAAGTGTGTGGAGACTTCAGGAAGTTCTCCAGACCCTGCTCCACATAGTGCATCTGGTCATAAATACTGAGGAAGGTGAAGATGTGGAAGAGCTGGTGGCTGTGCCCAATGATGTCAAAGAGCCCGGGCTGGATCCTCTCAGGGATCTTACTGACATTGAAGAAGGCGGCCACCAGCAGCCAGAAGTACCTCCTGTAGAAGTGCACGAACAGAGTGGGGTTCTTCCTGCCCAGGTCAAAGAGCAGGCTCTCAATCATCACCGGGCACGCCATGCTGAGGGGCATAGCGAAGACAAAAGTGCGGATGGCAAAGGGGTAGGAGCAGTCCTCGGATCGGCTCTTACAGCATGCCACAGTGCAGGTGACTGCCAGCACAAAGGCTATGGGCAGCACCAGCTCACTGTACAGCCCCATCAGAGTGCCATAGTCCACCCAGTGGCAGCCCAGGCTCTGCAGGTACGGAGTCATCACCGCCGGGTCCAGCAGGCTCAGCCTAGGCAGCAGATAGTACGAGTATGCCAGGGTGCTGGCGAAGCCATAGTAGCTGATGGAGGCATAGTCCAGGAAGAAGAAGGCGGCACGCAGGCGCAGGGAGCGGCAGCTGAACACATGGGCAGTGCAGCTCATGGCAAATGTCAGCAGCACCCCCGAGGCATAGCACCAGAGGGGCAGCAGCGCAGGGTGGTGCCAGGCCAGCTCCCCGGACACGAAGATCACTTGGTAGAAGCGGCTGGCGAACAGCACCAGCGGGATGAAGTGAGTCCAGAAGTTCAGGGTCTCGTTGGTGGGCTGGAATATGGATGCCAGGCACTCCTGGGCGGTCAGGTGCAGCCGCCGGTACCCGGACAGGATGAAGCACTCCACGAAGTCATCCGGCACCTCGTCCCAGCGCAGGAGGGAGGACGTATCCCGGTCCCGGGCGAAGGTCTGCGGGGGCATGGTGCCCTCCTGCGCGATCACTGCGGGCTCTGTGCTACTGCTGAGGctgggggagaggagagggactAGTCGTTCCCGCCGCCGTTatcgctgctgctgctgactcctctgtGATCCTTCAGCATGAATGCGGCAGCTGAGCTGTAGTCATGCACAGTAGCCTGCaccagtcagcagcagcagccccgAGCATCTGATCCTCCAGCCTGAGCATTCCCCCATAGGTGTGAGATCTAGCAGCAGCAGCTC is part of the Leptodactylus fuscus isolate aLepFus1 chromosome 3, aLepFus1.hap2, whole genome shotgun sequence genome and encodes:
- the PAQR9 gene encoding membrane progestin receptor epsilon, whose translation is MPPQTFARDRDTSSLLRWDEVPDDFVECFILSGYRRLHLTAQECLASIFQPTNETLNFWTHFIPLVLFASRFYQVIFVSGELAWHHPALLPLWCYASGVLLTFAMSCTAHVFSCRSLRLRAAFFFLDYASISYYGFASTLAYSYYLLPRLSLLDPAVMTPYLQSLGCHWVDYGTLMGLYSELVLPIAFVLAVTCTVACCKSRSEDCSYPFAIRTFVFAMPLSMACPVMIESLLFDLGRKNPTLFVHFYRRYFWLLVAAFFNVSKIPERIQPGLFDIIGHSHQLFHIFTFLSIYDQMHYVEQGLENFLKSPHTSPTIQGTVGYLVLLIVCLGMVVRTYLKGLASNKQD